The Micropterus dolomieu isolate WLL.071019.BEF.003 ecotype Adirondacks unplaced genomic scaffold, ASM2129224v1 contig_8807, whole genome shotgun sequence genome includes a window with the following:
- the LOC123965177 gene encoding SWI/SNF complex subunit SMARCC1-like, which produces MATMSGGTNLGILGASQANSGTSAQRKKDSSPSARFWESPDTLAQLEVVRQWIGKHYKKFVLVDAPSCQALAAVTLQLLKFQEETFGRQAASPALTKLPAQCFLDLRPGGGLCHILGTAYKFKAEQGWRRFDLQNPSRTERNVEMFGTIERALIQNSCMSQPVVYLDATLDQELASRLTDVITKHQGTLTDDRTLASHHIYPSPASTEEDEWMRPVMRKDKHVLVHWGLHPDSYDSWLSSSDVEGEVEEPPHSEKPWRVHAGWVLDTDVFNEWMNEEDYCVDERNVPIILRQRIHLRDEQDSKSTPAKKRRRSPSPPSSEGRKKGKKGRRRGQQEDEPEEDLTKDMEDPTPVPNMEEVILPKIVNLKKDSENTPVKGGTMADLDEQEDDFPGREDEEGRGEISRLSEGEDNITEQTHHIIIPSYTSWFNYNSIHSIEKRSLPEFFNGKNKSKSPEIYLAYRNFMIDTYRLNPQEYLSSTSCRRNLTGDVCAVMRVHAFLEQWGLINYQVDAESRPLPMGPPPTPHFNVLADTPTGLAPLQHKPLQVSASQHMLNFPEKSRDKPSDCQNFGLRSDIYARKHPKAKGASAGREWTEQETLLLLEALEVYRDDWNKVSEHVGSRTQDECILHFLRLPIEDPYLEDSSASLGPLAYQPVPFSQSENPVMSTVAFLASVVDPRVASSAAKAALEEFSRVQEDSVDKISEMSNQPDKIESMDLEKIETNSTSLQVPVRMDGLKVEPTGATLEGERVKRENAEMMLAEERDGRGDDDESLGRREGDGDDGRVMEQDLVEGSVTTAAAAALASAATKAKHLAAVEERKIKSLVALLVETQMKKLEIKLRHFEELETIMDREKEALEQQRQQLLSERQTFHTEQLKQAEMKVRQQREQQGQLGYTVQHSAPPPPSGQSMPNRMMPGGGNAQAMAARHPGAPNGMYPSSQPDGIAPAQPGAPASSHS; this is translated from the exons atgGCTACAATGTCCGGAGGAACAAACCTCGGGATTCTCGGGGCAAGCCAAGCAAACTCCGGAACATCCGCACAACGTAAAAAAGACAGCAGTCCGTCCGCTAGGTTCTGGGAGAGTCCGGATACTTTAGCCCAGCTGGAGGTGGTGCGACAGTGGATCGGAAAGCACTACAAAAAG tttgTGCTGGTGGATGCTCCATCATGTCAGGCTCTGGCTGCAGTGACGCTGCAGCTTCTCAAGTTTCAGGAGGAAACCTTTGGCAGACAAGCTGCCAGTCCTGCGCTCACCAAACTACCT GCACAGTGCTTCCTGGATCTGCGACCAGGGGGTGGACTCTGCCACATTCTTGGCACTGCCTACAAGTTCAAAGCTGAGCAAGGCTG GCGGCGGTTTGACTTGCAGAATCCATCAAGAACTGAAAGGAATGTCGAGATGTTTGGTACCATTGAAAGAGCGCTGATCCAg AACAGCTGTATGTCACAGCCTGTAGTGTATCTGGACGCTACGCTGGATCAGGAGCTGGCTAGCAGACTTACCGATGTTATCACCAAACACCAG GGTACACTCACTGACGATCGAACGCTCGCCAGTCACCACATCTACCCGTCACCTGCTTCTACAGAGGAAG atgAATGGATGCGTCCTGTCATGCGTAAAGACAAACATGTCTTGGTACACTGGGGCTTGCACCCTGACAG TTATGACAGTTGGCTGTCCTCGAGTGATGTTGAAGGAGAGGTTGAAGAGCCACCACATTCAGAAAAGCCGTGGCGG GTCCATGCTGGCTGGGTTCTGGACACGGATGTTTTCAACGAGTGGATGAACGAGGAAGATTACTGTGTGGATGAGAGGAATGTACCAATCATTCTCCGCCAGCGTATTCACCTCAGAGACGAACAG GACTCCAAATCGACCCCTGCCAAAAAGAGACGAcgctccccctctcctccctcatctGAAGGcaggaagaaaggaaagaaggg GAGAAGGCGTGGACAACAGGAGGATGAGCCAGAAGAGGACTTGACCAAAGACATGGAGGACCCTACCCCTGTTCCTAACATGGAGGAGGTCATACTACCTAAGAttg TCAACCTGAAGAAAGACAGTGAGAATACTCCTGTCAAAGGAGGGACCATGGCAGATCTGG ATGAACAGGAGGATGACTTCCCTGGAAGG gaagatgaggaggggagaggggagaTATCTCGCCTGTCAGAAGGAGAGGATAACATCACAGAACAAACCCATCATATCATAATACCAAGCTACACGTCATGGTTCAATTAcaacag CATTCACTCAATAGAGAAACGTTCATTGCCTGAGTTCTTCAATGGAAAGAATAAGTCCAAATCTCCAGAAAT CTACCTGGCGTACCGTAACTTCATGATCGACACGTACCGGCTCAACCCCCAGGAATACCTCAGTTCAACGTCCTGCAGGCGCAACCTGACTGGAGACGTCTGTGCTGTCATGAG GGTTCATGCGTTTTTGGAGCAGTGGGGTTTGATTAACTATCAGGTGGATGCAGAGAGCAGACCCCTCCCCATGGGACCCCCACCCACCCCTCATTTCAACGTATTGGCTGATACACCGACCGGGCTAGCCCCCCTACAACACAAACCCCTgcag GTGTCAGCCTCACAGCACATGTTGAATTTTCCAGAAAAGAGCAGAGACAAGCCTTCAGACTGCCAGAACTTCGGTCTGCGCAGCGACATCTACGCCAGGAAACATCCTAAG GCTAAAGGAGCGAGTGCAGGAAGGGAATGGACAGAGCAGGAGACACTCTTGCTATTAGAG GCCTTAGAGGTCTACAGAGATGACTGGAACAAAGTGTCCGAGCATGTGGGCTCCAGGACGCAGGACGAATGCATCCTACACTTCCTTCGTCTGCCGATTGAAGACCCTTACCTAGAAGACTCTTCAGCCTCCCTCGGCCCACTGGCGTACCAGCCCGTGcctttcagccaatcagaaaacCCTGTCATGAGCACCGTAGCCTTCCTGGCATCCGTGGTGGATCCACGGGTAGCATCATCCGCAGCTAAGGCAGCACTGg AGGAGTTTTCCCGAGTACAGGAGGACTCCGTGGATAAGATCTCTGAAATGTCCAACCAGCCCGACAAAATAG AATCAATGGATTTAGAAAAAATTGAGACAAACTCCACCTCCCTTCAG GTCCCTGTAAGGATGGATGGACTCAAGGTGGAACCCACTGGAGCCACACTGGAGGGAGAACGAGTCAAAAGAGAAAATGCTGAAATGATGCtagcagaggagagagacg GAAGGGGAGATGACGACGAGAGCTTAGGGCGGCGGGAGGGAGACGGGGATGATGGGAGAGTGATGGAGCAGGATCTGGTGGAGGGCAGCGTTACCACGGCAGCAGCAGCCGCTCTAGCCTCAGCTGCCACAAAGGCCAAG CATTTGGCAGCAGTAGAAGAGAGGAAGATCAAGTCCCTGGTGGCTCTGCTGGTGGAGACCCAGATGAAGAAGCTGGAGATCAAGCTGAGGCACTTTGAGGAGCTGGAGACCATCATGGACCGTGAGAAGGAGGCT CTggagcagcagcggcagcagctcctgtcagagagacagacctttcacacagagcagctgaaaCAGGCAGAGATGAAGGTTCGCCAGCAGAGGGAGCAGCAGGGGCAGTTGGGATACACAGTGCAGCATTCAG CCCCGCCTCCTCCTTCAGGCCAGTCCATGCCCAATCGGATGATGCCTGGTGGAGGAAATGCCCAGGCAATGGCCGCTCGACACCCTGGCGCTCCCAATGGCATGT ACCCGTCCTCGCAGCCTGATGGGATAGCACCAGCTCAGCCGGGTGCTCCAGCATCGAGTCACAGCTGA